Proteins from a genomic interval of Betaproteobacteria bacterium:
- a CDS encoding DUF488 family protein, whose protein sequence is MVARVVRLGTPRIAGEGVRIGTVRRPPRGVPKSEVAARNWYDVWFPTLAPSPELVKLAHAAQTPAQWETFKRKYRAEMAKPEPSHALALLAALSRHTDFSVGCYCEDEAHCHRSVLRRLLVEQGAHVE, encoded by the coding sequence ATGGTTGCTCGCGTGGTCAGACTCGGAACCCCGCGCATCGCGGGCGAGGGCGTGCGCATCGGCACCGTGCGCCGTCCGCCGCGCGGCGTGCCGAAAAGCGAGGTTGCCGCGCGCAACTGGTACGACGTGTGGTTTCCGACCCTCGCCCCGAGTCCCGAGTTGGTGAAGCTAGCCCATGCAGCGCAAACGCCGGCGCAGTGGGAAACATTCAAGCGGAAATATCGGGCCGAGATGGCGAAGCCCGAACCTTCCCACGCCCTTGCGCTGCTGGCCGCGCTCTCGCGCCACACGGATTTCTCGGTCGGCTGTTACTGCGAGGACGAGGCGCACTGTCACCGCTCGGTGCTGCGCCGCTTGCTCGTCGAGCAGG